One genomic region from Pseudobacteriovorax antillogorgiicola encodes:
- a CDS encoding IS3 family transposase: VLDALKSAMAKVGPDVQVIFHSDRGSQYASEAYRSFCSSNSVLPSMSRRGNCYDNSYVESWFGGFKKEWLYRRKYRNESELKAIVFDYIEVWYNRKRKHSALGYLSPMQFEINCAVQ, from the coding sequence GTGCTTGACGCTTTGAAGTCAGCTATGGCAAAGGTAGGGCCTGACGTTCAGGTGATCTTTCACTCTGATAGAGGGTCGCAATACGCTAGCGAAGCCTATCGCTCCTTCTGTTCCTCTAACAGCGTCTTACCAAGTATGTCTCGTCGCGGGAACTGCTATGACAACTCGTATGTAGAATCTTGGTTCGGTGGGTTTAAGAAAGAATGGCTCTATCGTCGTAAATATAGGAATGAAAGTGAGTTGAAAGCGATCGTTTTTGATTATATTGAAGTGTGGTATAACCGGAAGAGAAAACATTCAGCATTAGGCTATCTTAGCCCCATGCAATTTGAAATAAACTGCGCTGTTCAGTAA
- a CDS encoding FG-GAP repeat domain-containing protein, with the protein MLSCSDELSHGESTSREGFTSQLVSQGDTCERVVQNGVCENGTILWDQGSFSEECNVYNPKISFISSTENEFEISAEAQILTGENQFGETFPLSKNENGYFVGEPYMFPIPEGFMVRLTAQNSTGQVASTDFFPYLIEEPALKIACRGGEVPHESTITRTAFESELVPYGSECVEVTEVGTCESGNIEWSSSKPSSCKAGYLSCGDTPHGDEVELYGFESKVVAHKDICTRKVTIGYCNNGTIEVDPSSDYISSCENLPPKSCGHIGHGRKVVELKYKDSSASSAEICESDTEVRYCYDGEFEVEKESQFSFDSCDSTPQNIYMTSPTLFPTTPPQPNPFYLYGTNDHIVYGFGANCSSTELHGELSYTRVYTTGITETIGTQCQQTDISTRCINQTRTSYEPSGQFYASCEKRYQCEANSIVNRDSVDLDGDGSNEFLFTCASDTKFQIAIAKSLTSNPVFFDSIEVGAKWNLWNQSISDVDSDGRMDLVLEKSGIMNVFYQQDGMRFSNSVDFINPPIAFVEEPPYCRDIVEPGKRCCRFSGIDFDVDGQADVSISILSDKLNSTYIYRREGLGYSVRLWSEQSGDWRSFHPVIADSDGDGDKDIVFVNRSVRVAAKQEGGVLYGKLKLVLKKNYYKLWDQSLKIRDSNGYQELTEAQLSEVFSEYAKLAEYLGHDYFDAFASINKMYQEYGLGSIAKNLYYMTARSFEDGNRGAMTASLSILNRVDSNIGTSLAIEFGISPSEFATWSLDNWMFKQGPTDPFSSGGTTPCGGVCQSASDNTWEEFKGDFNKSKDTWKPLVDEAKKQATDAIEKDFYLGDAAKKFKNAVPFLDILESAFESEGMNTEAEPRDFYNSEVDRAWDKLDKIDRAIHDGKPHPTGGSWFDDRDEARQELEEAENERDKREENDKARRDAAYEKAKEEARKSEAEKEAKRKEEEERRKAEEKEDADSSDGCDQNPQPEHCGGSVPDQSDNVSFDLHCGSGPGGATDPIARFTYGDPYGGSGGEGCTSEEMWDIMQQHDSTMQYYFGGNGKYFESVITECPGGEVGLCVDPALASETYSGRPIITVKPDDLCDPYSYTPSDSCYHDGQLSDVVTEYDFCNDPYIIYMPGQCNSGPGDLPPPIGSGFLNNTLESQLPRMILSE; encoded by the coding sequence ATGTTATCCTGCTCAGACGAGTTGAGTCATGGTGAATCTACGTCGCGAGAGGGTTTCACATCTCAGCTTGTGTCTCAAGGAGATACCTGTGAAAGGGTTGTACAGAACGGAGTTTGCGAAAACGGAACAATACTATGGGACCAAGGATCATTTTCCGAAGAGTGCAACGTATACAACCCTAAAATATCTTTCATCTCATCTACCGAAAACGAATTCGAAATCAGTGCCGAAGCCCAAATTTTGACAGGGGAAAATCAGTTTGGAGAGACGTTTCCTCTTTCTAAAAACGAAAATGGATATTTTGTGGGTGAGCCTTACATGTTTCCTATTCCAGAAGGTTTCATGGTTCGCCTGACGGCACAAAACTCGACGGGACAGGTAGCTTCTACTGACTTCTTTCCATACTTAATTGAAGAACCAGCTTTGAAGATTGCTTGTAGAGGTGGAGAAGTTCCTCATGAGTCAACGATAACACGAACTGCATTCGAGAGTGAGCTGGTTCCTTATGGAAGTGAATGTGTTGAAGTTACCGAGGTGGGTACATGTGAAAGTGGAAACATTGAATGGAGCTCATCTAAACCAAGCAGCTGCAAAGCTGGCTATCTTAGCTGCGGCGACACACCTCACGGAGACGAAGTGGAGCTTTATGGATTCGAGAGCAAGGTAGTTGCTCATAAAGATATCTGCACCAGAAAGGTTACCATAGGTTACTGTAATAACGGGACTATTGAGGTAGATCCAAGCTCCGACTATATTAGCTCCTGTGAAAACCTGCCTCCCAAGTCCTGTGGGCATATCGGTCATGGAAGAAAAGTAGTAGAATTAAAGTATAAAGATTCGTCAGCCAGTTCAGCTGAAATATGTGAGTCGGATACTGAAGTAAGGTACTGTTATGATGGAGAATTTGAAGTTGAAAAAGAATCTCAATTCTCATTTGATTCATGTGATAGCACACCGCAGAATATTTATATGACATCTCCGACTTTGTTTCCAACAACTCCGCCACAACCGAATCCCTTCTACCTTTATGGCACTAATGACCATATTGTCTATGGGTTCGGCGCAAACTGCTCTTCTACGGAACTTCATGGCGAGCTATCTTACACTAGGGTTTATACGACGGGAATCACAGAAACGATAGGTACCCAGTGCCAGCAAACTGATATTAGTACAAGGTGCATTAATCAAACACGAACGAGTTACGAGCCTTCAGGTCAGTTCTATGCAAGCTGTGAAAAAAGATATCAATGCGAAGCAAACAGTATAGTTAATCGAGATAGTGTGGACCTAGATGGAGATGGATCTAACGAGTTTCTCTTCACTTGTGCATCTGATACTAAGTTTCAGATAGCGATAGCAAAATCACTGACTAGTAATCCAGTCTTTTTTGATTCCATCGAAGTGGGTGCAAAATGGAATCTATGGAATCAATCCATTTCTGATGTAGATTCAGACGGTAGGATGGATCTAGTTCTAGAAAAATCTGGAATCATGAATGTCTTTTACCAGCAAGATGGAATGAGATTTTCGAATAGTGTAGACTTCATCAACCCTCCTATCGCTTTCGTAGAAGAGCCACCTTACTGCCGTGATATCGTGGAGCCCGGTAAGAGATGCTGTCGTTTCTCCGGTATTGATTTTGATGTTGATGGTCAAGCTGATGTTTCAATTTCTATTCTCTCGGACAAGCTTAACTCGACTTATATTTATCGACGAGAAGGCTTAGGATATAGTGTTAGGTTATGGAGCGAGCAGTCCGGCGATTGGCGATCATTTCATCCGGTCATCGCCGATAGCGATGGTGACGGAGATAAAGACATAGTTTTCGTCAATAGAAGCGTGAGAGTCGCTGCAAAACAAGAAGGTGGGGTTCTATATGGAAAACTCAAGCTTGTACTAAAGAAAAACTACTACAAGCTTTGGGATCAGAGCTTGAAGATACGGGATTCTAACGGCTATCAAGAACTTACTGAAGCTCAACTTTCCGAAGTGTTCTCAGAATATGCTAAACTAGCTGAATACCTAGGACACGACTACTTCGACGCATTTGCTTCAATTAACAAGATGTATCAAGAATACGGCTTAGGGTCTATTGCCAAGAATCTATACTACATGACAGCAAGATCTTTTGAAGATGGCAATCGTGGTGCTATGACTGCTTCTTTATCCATCCTAAATAGAGTAGACAGCAATATTGGTACTTCACTAGCTATTGAGTTTGGCATTAGTCCTTCCGAGTTTGCCACTTGGAGTTTAGATAATTGGATGTTTAAACAAGGTCCTACCGACCCTTTCTCAAGTGGTGGCACAACACCTTGCGGAGGAGTTTGTCAGTCTGCCAGCGATAACACCTGGGAAGAATTCAAGGGAGACTTTAATAAGTCTAAGGATACTTGGAAGCCATTGGTTGATGAAGCAAAAAAGCAAGCTACAGATGCCATTGAAAAGGACTTCTATTTGGGAGATGCTGCGAAGAAGTTTAAAAATGCTGTTCCATTTTTAGACATTCTTGAGTCTGCATTTGAATCTGAAGGTATGAATACTGAAGCTGAGCCGAGGGATTTCTACAATAGCGAAGTAGACAGAGCATGGGACAAGTTAGATAAAATTGATAGAGCAATTCATGATGGCAAACCCCACCCCACCGGTGGCTCTTGGTTTGATGATCGCGATGAGGCGCGGCAAGAGTTGGAAGAAGCCGAAAATGAGCGTGATAAGCGAGAAGAGAATGACAAAGCTAGACGCGATGCTGCATACGAAAAGGCAAAAGAAGAAGCTAGAAAGTCTGAAGCCGAGAAAGAGGCTAAACGGAAAGAAGAAGAGGAGAGGAGGAAAGCTGAAGAGAAAGAAGATGCAGATAGTTCAGACGGCTGTGACCAGAATCCACAACCAGAACACTGTGGTGGTTCAGTTCCTGACCAGTCGGATAACGTTTCATTTGACTTACACTGCGGATCTGGTCCTGGTGGGGCGACAGATCCTATAGCTAGGTTCACATATGGTGACCCCTATGGTGGTAGTGGGGGTGAAGGATGTACTTCTGAAGAAATGTGGGACATTATGCAACAACATGACTCCACTATGCAGTACTACTTTGGTGGTAATGGCAAGTACTTCGAATCTGTAATTACCGAATGCCCGGGAGGAGAGGTTGGTCTATGCGTTGACCCTGCACTCGCTAGCGAGACATACTCAGGAAGACCAATTATCACGGTAAAGCCTGATGACCTTTGTGACCCATATTCTTATACCCCATCTGATAGTTGCTATCATGATGGCCAGCTGAGTGATGTAGTTACTGAGTACGACTTCTGTAATGACCCATACATAATCTACATGCCAGGTCAGTGTAATTCAGGTCCAGGAGACTTGCCACCCCCAATAGGAAGTGGCTTTCTTAACAATACACTTGAAAGTCAGTTACCAAGAATGATTCTAAGTGAATAG
- a CDS encoding IS6 family transposase yields the protein MAYKAHEVSLHLHWSFPLRWFGFIDNAIFLLGTKHIGETFDDSWRVDETYVKIKGRWNYLYRAVDKEGCTIDFNLSVHRDQLATARFFKKALRADHSEVPRVINVDKNASYPPAIESAKEAGYLPEGTELRQVKYLNNGVESDHRRIKRLINHGLGFKGFWTAHKTIRGYETMHMIRKGQVTGPHGSYMEQVRFIEEVFGVAA from the coding sequence ATGGCTTACAAAGCCCATGAAGTATCGTTGCACCTTCATTGGAGTTTTCCCCTTAGATGGTTTGGCTTTATTGATAATGCGATTTTCTTGTTAGGTACAAAGCATATCGGTGAGACTTTTGACGATTCGTGGAGGGTTGATGAGACTTACGTGAAAATTAAAGGTCGATGGAACTATTTATACAGAGCTGTCGACAAGGAAGGCTGCACCATCGACTTTAACCTCTCAGTGCATCGGGATCAGTTGGCGACAGCTAGATTCTTCAAAAAAGCCTTAAGAGCTGATCACAGTGAGGTCCCAAGGGTGATAAACGTTGACAAGAATGCTTCTTACCCACCAGCTATCGAGTCTGCGAAGGAAGCCGGCTACCTGCCTGAGGGAACGGAACTCAGGCAAGTGAAATACTTAAATAATGGCGTCGAATCGGATCACAGGAGGATCAAAAGACTCATTAACCATGGTCTTGGCTTCAAAGGCTTTTGGACAGCCCACAAAACGATTCGTGGGTACGAAACAATGCATATGATTCGCAAGGGGCAGGTAACGGGGCCCCACGGATCTTATATGGAGCAAGTTAGATTTATCGAAGAAGTATTCGGAGTCGCTGCCTAA
- a CDS encoding S8 family peptidase, with protein MRFHRGVCNGAARMLAILLASSLLSSLAFGDVGQKILGLDHKDRIPDQYIVVMKDDQQAMSTFSLRDRMEIRMQRLEAMQERMQGMFGVRIQKRFQKLLGGFVVKASRWDVEEIAADDEVAFVEADRIVSINATQKSATWGIDRIDSREGRDGAYNYNYTGRGVHAYIIDTGVLSSHNEFSGRMGQGYSSISDGRGSEDCNGHGTHVAGTVGGSTYGVAKEVTIHGVRVLGCNGSGSNSGVIAGVEWVAENAIKPAVANMSLGGGASSALDRAVEKAIDAGITFVVAAGNSSANACGSSPARVADAITVGSTDSSDRRSSFSNYGSCVDIFAPGSSITSAGTRSSNATATLSGTSMASPHVAGAAALILEADPKASAAQVTRTMIAQATSGAISSVGSGSPNLFLFTSPSGGDTPDPEPDPDPEPNPDPDPCSGCDIYSDSLSGTDDYMYAGEEYYSSPSFVAKLKGPASADFDLSLQKYSWFWGWRTVARSEGASSDETIEYSGSSGDYRWVVYSASGEGAFTLTVE; from the coding sequence ATGAGATTTCATAGAGGGGTCTGCAACGGTGCCGCACGGATGCTGGCAATTCTTTTGGCGAGTAGCCTACTGTCCAGCCTAGCCTTTGGCGATGTTGGTCAGAAAATCCTAGGTTTGGATCATAAAGATCGTATCCCAGACCAGTACATCGTTGTGATGAAGGATGATCAGCAAGCCATGAGCACATTTTCTCTTCGCGATCGGATGGAAATACGCATGCAGCGCCTTGAAGCGATGCAAGAGCGGATGCAAGGCATGTTTGGTGTTCGAATTCAAAAACGGTTCCAAAAACTTCTAGGGGGGTTTGTTGTAAAAGCCTCGCGATGGGATGTTGAAGAGATCGCAGCAGATGACGAAGTTGCGTTTGTGGAAGCGGATCGCATTGTTTCTATCAATGCGACTCAGAAAAGCGCTACCTGGGGAATCGATCGTATCGACTCTAGGGAAGGTCGCGATGGTGCTTATAACTATAACTACACTGGGAGAGGAGTTCACGCCTATATCATCGACACGGGTGTTCTATCATCCCATAACGAGTTTTCAGGCCGTATGGGGCAAGGCTACTCGTCGATCAGTGATGGTCGCGGAAGCGAAGACTGCAACGGTCATGGCACCCATGTTGCTGGTACCGTTGGTGGCTCCACATATGGAGTTGCAAAAGAAGTTACCATTCACGGAGTTCGTGTCTTAGGTTGCAACGGAAGTGGTTCGAACTCAGGTGTGATTGCTGGTGTTGAGTGGGTTGCAGAGAATGCAATCAAGCCAGCCGTGGCAAATATGAGCCTAGGTGGTGGCGCATCATCAGCCCTAGATCGTGCGGTAGAGAAAGCTATCGATGCCGGCATCACATTCGTTGTTGCCGCTGGAAATAGCTCAGCAAATGCTTGTGGTAGTTCGCCAGCAAGAGTTGCCGATGCGATTACTGTGGGTTCAACAGATAGCTCCGATCGGCGATCATCATTTTCGAACTATGGATCGTGTGTTGATATTTTTGCTCCAGGATCGAGCATCACATCCGCAGGGACGCGATCATCTAATGCTACAGCCACTTTAAGTGGTACTTCCATGGCTTCACCTCACGTAGCCGGGGCTGCGGCTTTGATTCTAGAAGCGGACCCAAAGGCATCTGCAGCACAGGTGACCCGCACTATGATTGCACAGGCAACGTCGGGAGCCATCTCAAGCGTTGGCTCAGGTTCGCCAAACCTATTCTTGTTCACATCACCTTCTGGTGGCGACACCCCAGATCCAGAGCCTGACCCAGATCCAGAGCCGAACCCTGATCCAGATCCCTGCTCAGGATGTGACATTTATAGCGATAGCCTTTCAGGCACAGATGATTACATGTACGCTGGTGAGGAATACTACAGCAGCCCTAGCTTTGTAGCGAAGCTAAAAGGCCCAGCATCAGCCGACTTCGATCTATCGCTTCAAAAGTATAGCTGGTTCTGGGGATGGCGCACAGTGGCTCGTTCCGAAGGTGCTAGCTCTGATGAGACGATCGAATATAGTGGTAGCAGCGGTGATTACCGCTGGGTGGTTTACTCCGCATCCGGGGAAGGAGCCTTTACGCTAACGGTTGAATAA
- a CDS encoding LysR family transcriptional regulator, with product MKTLKDINWNQVYCFYEVARKLSMKEASQILGVSKPTVSEQIKKLEELLDVTLFVRYPRKIKLTNEGTSLFACAKEMFEVGGRFLDTVSPDAIGGYCVRVGILESQTASVGLDFVSQYWDIFAPFGTVTTIREVMQESLMEKLIRGHFDWGVAFRDPVSPRLECREIAKTRLVFCCSPRIYAKFKHKEDILRSIPVAKSSWDSRLNEVIDDAFRKASIFPDEVIESDHPQFIINLAQRGRCVAIFPSETIDTASWGKELKVFELEQPVEMTLYALWPKGNERRVSIRKLIELLDMNKRPEQMQDPDLQIKVGDVKDSMLE from the coding sequence TTGAAAACTTTAAAGGATATCAACTGGAATCAAGTCTATTGCTTTTACGAAGTGGCTCGCAAGCTCTCCATGAAAGAAGCTAGTCAGATATTGGGCGTCTCAAAACCCACTGTCAGTGAACAAATCAAAAAGCTTGAAGAGCTACTCGATGTCACTCTGTTTGTGAGATATCCCCGCAAAATCAAGCTTACCAACGAAGGGACCTCTCTATTTGCTTGTGCGAAAGAGATGTTTGAAGTTGGTGGGCGATTTTTAGATACCGTCTCACCTGATGCCATTGGTGGCTATTGCGTTCGAGTTGGAATTTTGGAGTCACAGACCGCTTCTGTTGGCCTCGACTTTGTGAGTCAGTACTGGGATATATTCGCCCCATTCGGAACCGTGACTACAATCCGCGAAGTCATGCAAGAATCGTTGATGGAGAAGCTTATCCGTGGTCACTTCGATTGGGGAGTAGCCTTTCGAGATCCGGTATCCCCTAGGCTGGAGTGTCGCGAGATCGCCAAAACACGTCTGGTCTTCTGCTGCTCACCAAGAATTTATGCCAAGTTTAAGCACAAAGAAGACATCCTAAGAAGCATCCCTGTAGCTAAAAGCAGCTGGGATTCTCGACTCAATGAAGTGATCGATGATGCATTCCGTAAAGCGTCCATCTTTCCTGATGAGGTCATTGAAAGCGACCACCCACAGTTCATTATCAACCTCGCCCAGCGCGGTCGCTGCGTGGCCATCTTTCCCAGTGAAACCATCGATACGGCATCCTGGGGTAAGGAGCTTAAGGTTTTCGAGCTTGAACAGCCGGTGGAGATGACACTTTATGCCCTATGGCCTAAGGGCAATGAGCGAAGGGTATCCATCAGAAAACTCATTGAGCTACTCGACATGAACAAGCGCCCCGAACAGATGCAAGACCCTGATCTTCAAATTAAAGTTGGTGATGTCAAAGACTCCATGCTCGAATAG
- a CDS encoding transglycosylase SLT domain-containing protein — protein sequence MSSACLKTLKNLFCIAFVLTPATSDASPLDVPRDIAKDIRFWEKIFSVYSPSQCVYHDTQNLDAVFAVWNIPHRGRHRRAKIRRQRRLISRALVNLGRTGKPSTRIEKKVFDATPSHLKKPSYWRKASRRVRCQLGVDLQKPLERSGKYLPMIIKALERHRLPLDLKYLPYLESGFHNRIRSKANARGLWQLIPEVARNLGLRVSRWRDERTHPYRSTIAALRLLKDLKRQHRKWSLAITAYNYGTNGMRRAIRKYGYDYSKIRRYHKTRVFRFAAKNYYPSLIAVRNVVRRVRDGERTKRYRVKSGENLTMIARRFGNQLHEIVDLNHLSSTTLHPGQSLKVVIR from the coding sequence GTGTCATCTGCATGTCTCAAAACTCTTAAGAATCTATTTTGTATTGCTTTCGTCCTAACCCCAGCAACGAGTGACGCATCTCCATTGGATGTGCCTCGGGATATTGCTAAAGATATTAGGTTTTGGGAGAAGATTTTTAGTGTTTATTCACCAAGCCAATGTGTTTACCACGATACCCAAAATCTCGATGCGGTGTTTGCTGTGTGGAATATTCCTCATCGCGGTCGCCATCGCCGAGCTAAGATCAGGCGACAGAGACGATTGATCAGTCGTGCCTTGGTGAACTTAGGAAGAACCGGAAAACCATCTACCAGGATTGAAAAGAAGGTCTTTGATGCAACCCCTAGTCACTTAAAGAAGCCTTCATACTGGCGAAAGGCGAGTCGACGAGTGAGGTGTCAGCTAGGAGTGGACCTTCAAAAGCCCTTGGAGCGCTCTGGAAAGTATTTGCCTATGATCATTAAAGCTCTTGAGCGACACCGTCTGCCTTTGGATCTCAAGTATCTGCCTTACCTAGAAAGTGGTTTTCATAACCGTATTCGGTCGAAAGCCAATGCCCGTGGTCTTTGGCAATTAATCCCCGAAGTCGCGCGCAACCTGGGACTCAGAGTAAGCCGGTGGCGAGACGAACGAACTCACCCCTATCGATCAACGATTGCAGCTCTAAGGCTTTTGAAAGACCTCAAACGTCAGCACAGAAAGTGGTCTCTAGCAATCACGGCCTACAACTATGGCACTAACGGCATGCGGCGTGCGATTCGAAAGTATGGTTATGACTACTCTAAGATTCGCCGCTATCATAAGACTAGAGTTTTTCGCTTTGCTGCAAAGAACTACTACCCCAGCCTGATTGCTGTTCGGAATGTGGTACGCAGGGTCCGTGATGGAGAGCGTACCAAACGATATCGTGTCAAAAGTGGCGAGAACCTCACGATGATTGCCCGGCGATTTGGTAATCAGCTTCACGAGATTGTTGATTTGAATCATCTTTCGTCGACCACACTCCATCCAGGGCAATCACTAAAGGTCGTGATTCGTTAG
- a CDS encoding alanine racemase encodes MALLQMNRAKLRKNYEVLESKFDKAGISWGVVSKLLCGDKLFLKEVLSLKPKQVCDSRVKNLRAIKQLDPEIETVYIKPPAKKSIRNIVQFADISFNTELRTIRMLSEEAQLQCKTHKVVIMIELGDLREGILGEDLIEFYQEVFRLKGIRVIGIGANLNCLNGVMPSQDKLIQLALYKNLIDAKFGQQLQLVSGGSTVTLPLLSKHKFPKSINHFRIGEALYFGINLFTGKTFKGMHGDVFQLRAEIIELTEKPFAPVGVLGANPSGETPEIEPGDFQKTGLRCIIDVGLLDIDPKFMTPCDKGVEILGASSDMIVIELTDDAKPYRVGETINFNLSYMGVLGLMASKYIEKEVIE; translated from the coding sequence GTGGCTCTTCTGCAAATGAATCGAGCGAAGCTGAGGAAAAATTATGAGGTACTGGAATCAAAGTTTGATAAAGCAGGGATAAGTTGGGGTGTCGTCAGCAAGCTACTGTGTGGTGATAAGTTATTTCTCAAAGAAGTACTGTCACTCAAACCCAAGCAAGTATGTGACTCACGGGTAAAAAACCTGAGAGCCATTAAGCAACTTGACCCTGAAATCGAAACGGTTTACATCAAACCTCCTGCCAAGAAAAGCATCCGCAACATCGTACAGTTCGCCGACATCAGTTTCAATACAGAGCTTCGAACCATTCGAATGCTATCTGAAGAGGCGCAACTACAGTGCAAAACCCATAAAGTTGTCATCATGATTGAGTTGGGTGATTTACGAGAAGGGATATTAGGGGAAGACTTAATTGAGTTCTATCAGGAGGTCTTTCGCCTCAAAGGCATTCGAGTCATCGGCATCGGAGCCAACTTAAATTGCTTAAATGGTGTGATGCCGTCTCAGGATAAGTTGATCCAACTTGCTCTCTATAAGAACCTGATCGATGCGAAGTTTGGCCAACAGCTGCAATTGGTATCAGGGGGCTCCACCGTAACGCTACCTTTGCTATCGAAGCATAAGTTTCCAAAGAGCATCAATCACTTTCGCATTGGTGAAGCACTGTACTTTGGCATTAACTTATTTACCGGCAAAACTTTCAAGGGCATGCACGGTGATGTATTTCAGCTCAGAGCAGAAATCATCGAACTAACCGAAAAGCCTTTCGCACCGGTAGGGGTCCTGGGAGCCAACCCCAGTGGCGAAACCCCTGAAATTGAACCAGGAGACTTTCAAAAAACTGGGCTCCGCTGCATTATCGATGTGGGTCTTCTTGATATCGATCCCAAGTTCATGACTCCCTGTGACAAGGGCGTTGAGATTTTGGGAGCAAGCTCTGATATGATCGTTATCGAACTGACGGACGATGCGAAACCTTATCGCGTCGGTGAAACCATTAACTTCAATCTTTCTTATATGGGAGTCCTAGGCCTAATGGCTTCCAAGTATATCGAGAAAGAAGTGATTGAATAG
- a CDS encoding GNAT family N-acetyltransferase, with the protein MNISTITTKDELEKHIPLSQFIEELHEMLKPYEDSVEEITGGIGKCFSSGGKVVVAMEEEKLLGTVVILKTGMSGYIPDNLLLYVAVKPETRGKGLGRKIIETALDGLEGSVKLHVEHDNPASRLYERLGFTSKYREMRISLPLKS; encoded by the coding sequence ATGAATATCTCCACGATCACGACGAAAGATGAATTAGAAAAGCATATTCCCCTGTCTCAATTTATAGAAGAACTTCATGAAATGCTTAAGCCATATGAAGATAGTGTTGAAGAGATCACTGGCGGTATAGGCAAGTGCTTTAGCAGCGGTGGGAAAGTCGTTGTTGCAATGGAAGAAGAAAAGCTCCTTGGAACTGTTGTCATCCTAAAAACTGGAATGTCGGGTTATATCCCAGACAACCTCTTACTCTACGTTGCTGTAAAGCCAGAAACTCGTGGCAAGGGCCTTGGCCGCAAGATTATTGAAACTGCCCTTGATGGACTAGAAGGTAGCGTCAAGCTTCATGTTGAACATGACAACCCTGCCTCAAGGCTCTACGAACGCTTAGGCTTCACAAGTAAATACCGCGAAATGCGCATATCCCTTCCGCTTAAGTCCTAA
- a CDS encoding amidohydrolase, with product MPVPSSELITLRRQLHENAELSHHESTTQTLLKDFLKNRSCESIIDLCDGKAFMAIFDSGKPGPHVVFRADLDALPILEKPGKDYGSKNEGVSHMCGHDGHMTIVSSLAGGWQDVLTHGKLGLLFQHAEELGEGAIEVMADEAFLDWKPDHIFGFHNIPGEDLGTVVVGDKVFASASTGLRISIEGQTSHAAHPEMAKTALKVIPKLLSLAETLEQSYPSESFFLATPVQVRIGEENFGITPGDGRLSFTLRAFDEELLNKNMEQLLESCEELCREYGLSYKHELIEPFPSTGIDEVMTQVVAEATEELRSLTLQRRSYPYYWSEDFGHYTKKIKGSYFGLGIGKDKPSLHDPHYDFDDKALEIYPELLSLILKKVLEE from the coding sequence ATGCCAGTACCTAGTTCTGAACTCATCACATTGAGGCGTCAGCTGCACGAAAACGCTGAACTGTCCCATCATGAGTCTACAACTCAGACATTGCTGAAAGACTTTTTGAAGAACAGGAGCTGCGAGTCAATCATTGATCTCTGCGACGGTAAGGCATTTATGGCTATTTTTGATAGCGGTAAACCTGGACCCCATGTGGTGTTCCGTGCAGACTTAGATGCTCTGCCAATTCTGGAAAAGCCAGGCAAAGACTATGGCTCAAAGAACGAGGGTGTGTCCCACATGTGTGGTCACGATGGGCATATGACTATCGTTTCCTCCTTGGCCGGTGGATGGCAGGATGTTTTAACCCACGGTAAGCTTGGATTGCTTTTCCAGCATGCGGAAGAGTTGGGAGAGGGGGCGATTGAAGTGATGGCTGACGAGGCTTTCCTTGACTGGAAGCCAGATCATATTTTTGGCTTTCACAATATCCCTGGAGAAGACTTAGGTACAGTTGTGGTGGGTGATAAAGTCTTTGCATCAGCATCTACAGGGCTGAGGATTTCGATCGAAGGACAGACTTCCCACGCGGCACACCCTGAGATGGCAAAGACTGCATTGAAGGTGATTCCGAAACTTCTTAGTCTTGCTGAAACCTTAGAGCAGAGCTACCCCAGTGAATCGTTTTTCCTGGCAACCCCAGTACAGGTTCGTATAGGCGAGGAGAACTTTGGAATCACACCAGGTGATGGTCGCCTTTCATTTACACTACGTGCCTTTGATGAAGAGCTTCTTAACAAAAATATGGAGCAGCTCCTAGAATCCTGCGAAGAGCTTTGTCGTGAGTATGGTCTTAGTTATAAACACGAATTGATCGAGCCATTTCCTAGCACGGGAATTGACGAAGTCATGACCCAGGTAGTCGCTGAAGCGACAGAAGAGTTGCGCAGTCTCACCCTACAGCGACGATCTTATCCGTATTACTGGTCAGAAGACTTTGGTCACTATACAAAGAAGATTAAGGGTAGTTACTTCGGCCTTGGGATAGGCAAAGATAAACCTTCCCTTCACGACCCTCACTATGATTTTGACGACAAGGCATTGGAGATCTATCCAGAGCTTCTAAGTCTTATCCTTAAAAAGGTTTTAGAAGAGTAG